The following are from one region of the Meleagris gallopavo isolate NT-WF06-2002-E0010 breed Aviagen turkey brand Nicholas breeding stock chromosome 21, Turkey_5.1, whole genome shotgun sequence genome:
- the NUFIP2 gene encoding nuclear fragile X mental retardation-interacting protein 2 — MGLRGARPHSNHGNEAYLGLKPHSNHGNEAYLGLKPHSNHGNEAYLGLKPHSNHGNEAYLGLKPHIYRRADVSLFQNTLRKRDTAFCSQSFNTARSNPCSPVSSWFLPGYGELNGNAGDREVSLKALCSEETTSPTSRVPNGSQQLADTNVTPKPPVKGSSLGKAAIKPKNFVQKNSMDKKNEKPYDNKLREGQPADKQDGVSVPNGVVSGGAAYITNGYVGKGADNDGSGSESGYTTPKKRKGRRNSAKGCESLNLVQDKITQQEVGTPALKQELESFKPDYSEQKGNRIENTKPVWKYEAGGGGAGRGKPGLSDVQRKNSDAKPGISGKKFDDRPKGKHASSAASKEDSWTLFKPPPVFPVDNSSAKIVPKISYASKVKENLNKAAQTPSASSSSSSSSSAGEAQPPPSSRLSQVPMSAMKSVTSASFSNGPILAGTDGGVYPPGAQPLLASAAAAAVPPTPADAVPPDVGTAPAALEQKKSNLFIYPSNMQTVLLGMAQVDFPSQTNQQNLGDIFQNQWGLSFINEPSAGPETAVGKSADSQLMEVTFQGEYPAALVSQCAEIIPSGAEQPVFPKAYELDKRTNPSPALSTAPKPGTAGEGGGAALESHHAGELQKADAGSQGALVFLSKDYEVENPLASPTNNLLSSAKEQGYQRGLERKDSWGSFDLSAAVKYHTKEMEAVWNLQKQDPKRIITYDEAMDHPDQ, encoded by the exons ATGGGCCTCAGAGGCGCTAGGCCTCACAGTAACCATGGCAACGAGGCCTACCTGGGTCTGAAGCCCCACAGTAACCATGGCAACGAGGCCTACCTGGGTCTGAAGCCCCATAGTAACCATGGCAACGAGGCCTACCTGGGTCTGAAGCCCCACAGTAACCATGGCAATGAGGCCTACCTGGGTCTGAAGCCCCACA tctatagGAGAGCTGATGTTTCCCTGTTTCAGAACACCCTGAGGAAACGGGACACAGCTTTTTGCAGTCAGAGCTTTAACACTGCACGCTCTAATCCTTGCTCTCCTGTCTCTTCTTGGTTTCTTCCAGGCTATGGAGAGCTGAATGGTAACGCAGGGGACAGAGAGGTGTCACTGAAGGCTCTGTGCTCGGAGGAGACCACCAGTCCCACGTCCAGGGTGCCCAATGGCAGCCAGCAGCTCGCAGACACTAATGTGACCCCGAAGCCACCTGTGAAGGGCAGCTCCCTGGGGAAAGCCGCGATCAAACCCAAGAACTTTGTTCAGAAAAATAGCATGGACAAAAAGAATGAGAAGCCCTACGACAACAAACTTAGAGAAGGTCAGCCTGCAGACAAACAGGACGGGGTGTCCGTTCCCAACGGCGTGGTGAGCGGCGGTGCTGCCTACATCACCAACGGCTACGTGGGCAAAGGGGCCGACAACGATGGGAGCGGCTCCGAGAGCGGCTACACCACCCCAAAGAAACGGAAAGGCCGGCGCAACAGTGCCAAGGGCTGCGAGAGCTTGAACCTGGTGCAGGACAAAATAACGCAACAGGAGGTCGGCACGCCGGCCCTGAAACAGGAACTGGAGAGTTTCAAGCCCGATTATAGCGAGCAAAAGGGGAACCGAATTGAAAATACGAAGCCTGTTTGGAAATACGAGGCGGGGGGCGGCGGGGCGGGCCGGGGGAAGCCTGGGCTCAGTgatgtgcagaggaaaaattCGGATGCCAAACCTGGGATTAGCGGCAAGAAGTTTGATGACCGGCCCAAAGGGAAGCACGCTTCGTCGGCTGCGTCTAAGGAGGACTCGTGGACCTTATTTAAACCGCCCCCGGTTTTTCCGGTGGACAATAGCAGTGCTAAAATAGTTCCCAAAATAAGTTATGCAAGCAAAGTTAAGGAAAACCTCAACAAAGCAGCTCAGACCCCATCTGCATCTTCGTCGTCGTCGTCTTCGTCATCTGCCGGGGAAGCTCAGCCCCCGCCGTCCAGCCGGCTGTCCCAGGTCCCCATGTCTGCTATGAAGTCCGTCACTTCTGCCAGCTTTTCCAACGGGCCCATCCTGGCCGGGACGGATGGCGGTGTGTACCCCCCGGGCGCTCAGCCCCTGCTCGCCtccgctgctgctgctgctgtccctccCACCCCCGCTGATGCGGTGCCCCCGGACGTCGGCACAGCCCCGGCGGCTCTGGAGCAGAAGAAATCCAACCTTTTTATCTACCCTTCCAATATGCAAACCGTGCTGCTGGGTATGGCTCAAGTCGATTTCCCGTCGCAGACGAATCAGCAGAACCTGGGAGATATCTTCCAGAACCAGTGGGGTTTGTCGTTCATCAACGAGCCCAGCGCCGGCCCCGAGACTGCGGTGGGGAAATCTGCCGATAGCCAGTTGATGGAAGTGACGTTTCAGGGGGAATATCCCGCCGCGTTGGTTTCGCAGTGTGCTGAAATCATTCCCTCGGGAGCTGAGCAGCCCGTGTTCCCCAAGGCGTACGAGCTGGACAAACGGACTAACCCATCCCCAGCACTCAGCACCGCCCCAAAGCCTGGGACTGCTGGGGAGGGCGGCGGTGCAGCCCTGGAGTCGCATCACGCCGGCGAGCTGCAAAAGGCAGACGCCGGCAGCCAAGGTGCTTTAGTGTTTCTTTCAAAAGACTATGAAGTAGAGAACCCTCTGGCCTCTCCCACGAACAATTTGTTAAGCTCCGCCAAAGAACAGGGGTACCAGAGAGGCCTAGAAAGGAAAGATAGCTGGGGTTCTTTTGACCTGAGTGCTGCTGTTAAATATCACACTAAAG AAATGGAAGCGGTTTGGAATTTGCAGAAGCAAG atccCAAAAGGATAATCACCTACGACGAAGCCATGGATCACCCGGATCAATGA
- the CRYBA1 gene encoding beta-crystallin A3, whose translation MGEAAVPPELDTFPAAKMAQTNPLPVPMGPWKITVYDQENFQGKRMEFTSACPNIMECGFDNIRSLKVECGAWVGYEHTGFCGQQFILERGEYPRWDAWSGSNAYHIERLMSFRPVCSANHKESKITVYEKDNFIGRQWEISDDYPSLQAMGWANNEVGSMKIPCGAWVCYQYPGYRGYQYVLEADHHGGDYKHWREWGSHAQTSQIQSIRRIQQ comes from the exons ATGGGCGAAGCAGCTGTACCGCCTGAGCTAG aCACCTTTCCAGCAGCAAAGATGGCTCAGACAAACCCTCTGCCTGTCCCCATGGGCCCATGGAAG ATCACTGTGTACGACCAAGAAAACTTCCAGGGCAAGAGGATGGAGTTCACCTCGGCCTGTCCAAACATCATGGAGTGTGGTTTCGACAACATCCGCTCCCTAAAGGTGGAATGTGGCGC CTGGGTTGGTTATGAGCACACTGGTTTCTGCGGGCAGCAGTTCATCCTGGAGAGGGGCGAGTACCCACGCTGGGACGCCTGGAGCGGCAGCAATGCTTACCACATCGAACGCCTGATGTCCTTCCGCCCCGTCTGCTCTGCT AATCACAAGGAATCCAAGATCACCGTCTACGAGAAAGACAACTTTATCGGCCGCCAGTGGGAGATCAGCGATGACTACCCCTCGCTGCAGGCCATGGGCTGGGCCAACAACGAAGTGGGCTCCATGAAGATCCCCTGCGGCGC CTGGGTTTGCTACCAGTACCCCGGGTACCGTGGCTACCAGTACGTCCTGGAGGCTGACCACCATGGGGGAGACTACAAGCACTGGAGAGAGTGGGGCTCGCACGCCCAGACCTCCCAGATCCAGTCCATCAGGCGCATCCAGCAGTAG